The following proteins are co-located in the Dromiciops gliroides isolate mDroGli1 chromosome 2, mDroGli1.pri, whole genome shotgun sequence genome:
- the GBGT1 gene encoding globoside alpha-1,3-N-acetylgalactosaminyltransferase 1: MRWRSMLLAAITLTLLSIFLVIWMLTWNWSVHYLPYYLPCPEAFSMKLPATEEKKFRPFPQLLYPQPKLLEQQRKDVLTLTPWLAPIVSEGTFNSELLNNAYRPLNLTIGVTAFAVGKYTRFVCRFLESAEEFFMQGFQVNYYIFTDDPEAIPHVPLGPGRNLSVIPIQGFSHWEEISMRRMESINKFIASRGHREVDYLYCLDIDMVFWNPWGAETLGDLVAAIHPGYFTVPRWQFPYERRPLSTAFVADGEGDFYYGGAVFGGRVERVYEFTGGCHMAILADKANGIMAAWQEESHLNRRFISHKPSKVLSPEYLWDDRKPQPPSLKLIRFSTLDKDSMNLKD; encoded by the exons ATGCGTTGGAGAAGCATGCTGCTGGCAGCCATCACCCTCACCTTGCTCAGCATCTTCTTGGTCATTTG gATGTTAACCTGGAACTGGTCAGTCCATTACCTCCCATATTACCTCCCCTGCCCGGAAGCCTT TTCTATGAAGTTGCCAgccacagaagaaaagaaatttcgACCTTTTCCCCA atTACTCTATCCTCAGCCAAAGTTGTTAGAGCAGCA ACGCAAAGATGTACTGACGCTTACACCATGGCTGGCTCCAATTGTCTCCGAAGGGACATTCAACTCAGAGCTCCTGAATAATGCCTATCGGCCCCTGAATCTCACCATCGGGGTCACGGCATTTGCTGTTGGGAA ATACACAAGATTTGTCTGTCGTTTCCTGGAGTCAGCTGAAGAATTCTTCATGCAAGGCTTTCAGGTGAACTATTATATCTTCACTGATGACCCAGAGGCAATACCCCACGTTCCCCTGGGACCTGGCAGAAACCTCTCAGTCATCCCCATCCAGGGCTTTTCCCACTGGGAGGAAATTTCCATGCGTAGAATGGAGTCGATCAACAAATTCATTGCCTCCAGGGGCCATCGGGAGGTAGACTATCTCTACTGTCTTGATATAGACATGGTGTTCTGGAACCCTTGGGGTGCAGAGACTTTAGGAGACCTGGTAGCTGCCATCCACCCTGGCTATTTTACTGTTCCTCGGTGGCAATTCCCTTATGAACGCAGGCCCTTGTCCACGGCTTTTGTTGCTGACGGTGAGGGAGACTTCTATTATGGTGGGGCAGTCTTTGGTGGTCGAGTGGAAAGGGTGTATGAGTTCACGGGGGGCTGTCACATGGCCATTCTGGCAGACAAAGCCAATGGCATCATGGCTGCCTGGCAAGAGGAGAGTCACCTGAATCGCCGCTTCATTTCCCACAAGCCCTCCAAAGTCCTGTCCCCTGAGTACCTCTGGGATGACAGGAAGCCCCAGCCACCCAGCCTGAAGCTGATCCGCTTCTCTACATTAGACAAAGACTCCATGAACCTGAAGGACTGA